Proteins encoded by one window of Corvus cornix cornix isolate S_Up_H32 chromosome 27, ASM73873v5, whole genome shotgun sequence:
- the LOC120411351 gene encoding feather keratin Cos1-1/Cos1-3/Cos2-1 — MSCYTPCRPCQPCGPTPLANSCNECCVRQCQSSTVVIEPSPVVVTLPGPILSSFPQNTVVGSSTSAAVGSALSCNGVPINSGGFDLSCITNRYCNRIC; from the exons ATGTCCTGCTACACCCCGTGccggccctgccagccctgcggCCCCAC CCCGCTGGCCAACAGCTGCAATGAGTGCTGTGTCAGGCAGTGCCAGAGCTCCACCGTCGTCATTGAACCCTCGCCCGTGGTAGTGACCCTGCCCGGGcccatcctcagctccttcccacagaacaCCGTGGTGGGATCCTCCACCTCGGCTGCCGTTGGCAGTGCTCTCAGCTGCAATGGAGTGCCCATCAACTCTGGCGGCTTTGACCTCTCCTGCATCACCAACCGCTACTGCAACAGGATCTGCTAA
- the LOC120411343 gene encoding feather keratin 1-like encodes MSCYTPCRPCQPCGPTPLANSCNEPCVQQCQDSTVAIQPSPVVVTLPGPILSSFPQNTAVGSSTSAAVGSILSSQGVPISSGGFGLSGLGSGLCGRRCFPC; translated from the coding sequence ATGTCCTGCTACACCCCGTGccggccctgccagccctgcggCCCCACCCCGCTGGCCAACAGCTGCAATGAGCCCTGtgtccagcagtgccaggactCCACCGTCGCCATCCAGCCCTCCCCAGTCGTGGTGACCCTGCCCGGGcccatcctcagctccttcccacagaacaCTGCCGTGGGATCCTCCACCTcggctgctgttggcagcatcctcagctctcAGGGAGTGCCCATCAGCTCCGGGGGCTTTGGCCTCTCAGGCTTGGGCAGTGGCCTCTGTGGCAGGAGGTGCTTCCCCTGCTaa
- the LOC120411330 gene encoding feather keratin 1-like — protein MTVGLGRHGSSIKAVPPAHSLIHSSPPHNLLGNKVHLQPQDMSCYTPCRPCQPCGPTPLANSCNEPCVQQCQDSTVAIQPSPVVVTLPGPILSSFPQNTAVGSSTSAAVGSILSSQGVPISSGGFGLSGLGSGLCGRRCFPC, from the exons ATGACTGTGGGCCTGGGGCGGCACGGGAGCAGTATAAAAGCAGTTCCACCTGCTCACTCTCTCATCCACTCTTCTCCTCCACACAATCTCCTTGGGAACAAG GTGCATCTCCAGCCCCAAGACATGTCCTGCTACACCCCGTGccggccctgccagccctgcggCCCCACCCCGCTGGCCAACAGCTGCAATGAGCCCTGtgtccagcagtgccaggactCCACCGTGGCCATCCAGCCCTCCCCAGTGGTGGTGACCCTGCCCGGGcccatcctcagctccttcccacagaacaCCGCCGTGGGATCCTCCACCTcggctgctgttggcagcatcctcagctctcAGGGAGTGCCCATCAGCTCCGGGGGCTTTGGCCTCTCAGGCTTGGGCAGTGGCCTCTGTGGCAGGAGGTGCTTCccctgctga
- the LOC104684237 gene encoding feather keratin Cos1-2 — protein sequence MSCYTPCRPCQPCGPTPLANSCNEPCVRQCQDSTVAIQPSPVVVTLPGPILSSFPQNTAVGSSTSAAVGSILSSQGVPISSGGFGLSGLGSGLCGLPC from the coding sequence ATGTCCTGCTACACCCCGTGccggccctgccagccctgcggCCCCACCCCGCTGGCCAACAGCTGCAATGAGCCCTGTGTCCGGCAGTGCCAGGACTCCACCGTGGCCATCCAGCCCTCGCCTGTGGTGGTGACCCTGCCCGGGcccatcctcagctccttcccacagaacaCCGCCGTGGGATCCTCCACCTcggctgctgttggcagcatcctcagctctcAGGGAGTGCCCATCAGCTCCGGGGGCTTTGGCCTCTCAGGCTTGGGCAGTGGCCTCTGTGGCCTCCCCTGCtaa